One region of Micromonospora ureilytica genomic DNA includes:
- a CDS encoding DUF2795 domain-containing protein: MASYADVLQYLSSLDYPAEKDDVVREAEREGAPPDVLKALRALPPVDYANGTEVARSAGIEAAPEVGPAQRAEQARDKKHNRVSQHLRGI; this comes from the coding sequence ATGGCGAGCTACGCCGACGTCCTGCAGTACCTGTCGAGCCTGGACTACCCGGCCGAGAAGGACGACGTGGTCCGCGAGGCCGAACGGGAGGGTGCCCCGCCGGACGTGCTGAAGGCGCTGCGCGCCCTGCCGCCCGTCGACTACGCCAACGGGACCGAGGTGGCCCGGTCGGCCGGGATCGAGGCGGCGCCCGAGGTCGGCCCCGCCCAGCGGGCCGAGCAGGCCCGGGACAAGAAGCACAACCGGGTCTCGCAGCACCTGCGCGGCATCTGA
- a CDS encoding DUF1345 domain-containing protein: MTQTGPDRPADVRFPAAAKQLAVVAVVGVISGCAFALLLPLPLAALAGWDVGALSWLALVWHKIWPMDAERTAQLAVHEDPNRAIRDALLLVACLASLLAVGLVVASAQSAPPGTARELHSGLGVLSVVLSWFVVHTLFAARYARIYYTGPDGGVNFNQPEPPRYSDFAYVAFTIGTTFQISDTNLTSNEMRRTVLRHSMVSYLFGAFIIAVTVNLLAGLAR; this comes from the coding sequence ATGACCCAGACCGGCCCCGACCGGCCAGCGGACGTGCGTTTCCCGGCTGCTGCTAAGCAGCTCGCCGTGGTGGCGGTGGTCGGCGTCATTTCCGGCTGCGCCTTCGCGCTGCTGCTGCCACTGCCGCTCGCCGCGCTGGCCGGTTGGGACGTGGGCGCGCTGAGCTGGCTCGCGCTGGTCTGGCACAAAATCTGGCCGATGGACGCCGAGCGGACCGCCCAACTGGCCGTCCACGAAGACCCGAATCGGGCGATCCGGGACGCTCTGCTGCTCGTCGCCTGCCTGGCCAGCCTGCTGGCCGTGGGGTTGGTCGTGGCCAGCGCGCAGAGCGCGCCCCCCGGGACGGCCCGGGAACTGCACAGCGGCCTGGGCGTGCTCAGTGTGGTGCTCTCCTGGTTCGTGGTGCACACCCTGTTCGCCGCCCGGTACGCCCGGATCTACTACACGGGCCCCGACGGCGGGGTGAACTTCAACCAGCCCGAACCGCCGCGCTACTCCGACTTCGCGTACGTGGCGTTCACCATCGGCACGACGTTCCAGATCTCCGACACCAACCTGACGAGCAACGAGATGCGTCGTACGGTGCTGCGCCACTCGATGGTGTCGTACCTGTTCGGCGCGTTCATCATCGCCGTCACCGTGAACCTGCTGGCGGGCCTGGCCCGCTGA
- a CDS encoding pirin family protein, whose amino-acid sequence MERTESMLAQTRPPGVADVDPGSVLLPGHDVPLGRYTTVRRLLPQRARRMVGAWCFVDHFGPDDVAQRPGMEVPPHPHTGLQTVTWLLDGEILHRDSLGNVQPIVPGQLNVMTSGNGIAHSERSPATHPPVMHGVQLWVALPDPARAGAADFAHHADLPRWRDGDLDVTLLVGEFAGERSPAVVHTPLVGVQLELRGEAPATMSLRPDFEYAVLAMSGSAEAAGVGFEPGALLYLGSGRRELTVRGGAGARLLLLGGTPFEEPLVMWWNFVGRSHEEVAAAREDWMAGDGRFGVVADDAAPPLPAPALPTTRLKARDRTGGLHG is encoded by the coding sequence GTGGAGCGTACTGAATCGATGCTGGCGCAGACCCGACCGCCTGGCGTGGCCGACGTCGATCCCGGCAGTGTGTTGTTGCCCGGCCACGACGTGCCGTTGGGTCGCTACACCACGGTGCGGCGGTTGCTTCCGCAGCGCGCTCGTCGGATGGTCGGCGCGTGGTGTTTCGTGGATCATTTCGGCCCGGACGATGTGGCGCAGCGGCCCGGTATGGAGGTGCCGCCGCACCCGCATACCGGGCTGCAGACGGTGACGTGGCTGCTCGACGGTGAGATCCTGCACCGGGACAGCCTCGGCAACGTGCAGCCGATCGTGCCCGGCCAGCTGAACGTGATGACGTCCGGGAACGGTATCGCCCACTCGGAGCGTTCGCCGGCCACCCACCCTCCGGTGATGCACGGTGTGCAGCTCTGGGTGGCGCTGCCGGACCCGGCGCGGGCCGGCGCGGCGGATTTCGCGCACCACGCCGACCTGCCGCGCTGGCGGGACGGCGATCTGGACGTCACCCTGCTGGTCGGCGAGTTCGCCGGGGAGCGGTCACCGGCGGTGGTGCACACCCCGCTGGTGGGGGTGCAGCTGGAGCTGCGCGGCGAGGCGCCGGCGACGATGTCGTTGCGGCCGGATTTCGAGTACGCGGTGCTGGCGATGTCCGGGTCCGCGGAGGCGGCCGGGGTCGGCTTCGAGCCGGGGGCGCTGCTGTATCTGGGCTCGGGCCGCCGGGAGCTGACCGTGCGGGGCGGGGCTGGGGCCCGGTTGTTGCTGCTGGGCGGTACGCCGTTCGAGGAGCCGTTGGTGATGTGGTGGAACTTCGTCGGCCGGTCGCACGAGGAGGTCGCCGCCGCCCGGGAGGACTGGATGGCCGGCGACGGACGCTTCGGTGTGGTCGCCGACGATGCGGCGCCGCCGCTGCCGGCGCCCGCCCTGCCCACGACCCGCCTGAAGGCCCGGGACCGCACTGGCGGCCTGCACGGCTGA
- a CDS encoding MazG-like family protein, translated as MNESIWEAARASRSWLDAANGTGQTELTCRILKLTEEAGEASAAWIGLLGQNPRKGVTHTREDVAAELADVAFTALVAIESLGLDAQTALDTCAAKVRSRLTSQERP; from the coding sequence GTGAACGAGTCGATCTGGGAGGCGGCCCGCGCGTCGCGCAGCTGGCTGGACGCGGCGAACGGCACCGGGCAGACCGAACTGACCTGTCGCATCCTCAAGCTGACGGAGGAAGCGGGGGAGGCGTCGGCCGCCTGGATCGGTCTGCTCGGGCAGAATCCACGCAAGGGTGTCACCCACACCCGCGAGGACGTCGCGGCGGAGTTGGCCGACGTCGCTTTCACCGCGCTGGTGGCCATCGAAAGCCTGGGGCTGGACGCGCAAACCGCCCTGGACACCTGCGCCGCAAAGGTGCGCTCCCGCCTGACAAGCCAGGAACGCCCCTAG